ATCAGCAACTGACTGTAGCACTTGATAGCACTCAGAAAAAAGAGTGGACCAGCAATCTGGTTGTTATGCTTACATTTTACCCATTTGGTGGTAGGGATATTGATCGATTTGAGCCCGTGTATAAACAGAACTTGAAAGGTAAAACAGCCGGATATGTTTTGTATAAATACACGGCTGAGCGAATCGGTATTTTCGGTGGTGCCAAATTGTCAATAGATCCTATTCAGAATTTGTACCTGGGTGCCAGTTACGCCTTCTCGAAAAATTTTAATTTTAATTTTGGCTGGACTTGGGCTAATACATTAACCCCGTCGGTCACAAGTGTAGGCAATATTAATTCAATAAGCGATGCTATTAAATATGCCGATCGAAAATATGAGCGACAAACATTTATCGGCGTTTCGTTTTCTCCTGGTGTCATTACTGATATTCTTGGTTTGAAAAAAGAAAAAGAAAGTACTAAAAAGTAGTTGCTTTTTTCTGAAGGTATGATAGGTGATATCGTAATTAAACTATATCATTCCAGCGTTAACGGTTTTTGTGAACGGACAGTACCATAGTCTGTAAATAAACCTCTTTTTTATGTTGTTTTTTGTTGCTTTACTTGCCTTTGCCGGGTCAATTGGTGGATTAATTGGCTACCTGGTTTTCGTTAAAGGGTTGCGTCTTCCGCCGGACGCCAATTCGGGTGGAGCGAGTTTTAGTGTTGATGCACCCAGCAGTATATGGGAGCGCCTGTATGCATTCATACGCAATCACTGGGAATTATTTGCTTATCTGCTCCTGGGTATTTCGGGAGCACTTCTTGTACCGCTCATCAATATTTGGGTGGGAGGGGGCCTGAAGGGGATTGAGGAATTGGCTTCACAGCTTTTACCGACCGATAAAGCAGGTACTGCGAACGAGTTGACTACCTGGCAAAAACTCATTGTTTTCGACTATGGACTTGTGTTTGGCTATGCCGCTAACCGACTCTTTGGGGGGCTAACGAATGCTTTACTGGCCCGGATAGGAAATACATCGCAAACACCTGATTCCCCAGGCGCACCAGCCGTAAGGGCCGACTTCGCATTGGAATCTACAAACCTGACGCTTGGGCAGAAAGTGCCCGATCGGGCCGAAAAAGACTCACTGGCCTCTGGTCCCTTCAACAAAGCAATCCTGCGGGGAACACCCGAGTTTGCTACGTTGGTCGAGAATAAGAATGAGAAGGTTGTGTTCAAAAACGAGGAAGGTGATGGTTCAGACCGAATGATGACCCCTGTTCTCAAAACGCACGTTGATCGGCTGGCCGATTTAGTACGATCGGAATGGGGAGCTGGTGTGAGCCTTCGTGTTACGGAAGCCTGGGACGACACGGGCGAACATTCCAGTAGCCACAGCCTCCATTATGAAGGGCGGGCTGTAGACCTTACCACTAGTGATTTAGATAAATCAAAATTGGGTCGATTGGGTCGGTTGGCGGTGGACGCTGGCTTTAACTGGGTTTATTACGAAAATCTACTCCATATCCATGCTTCCGTAACTAAAGCATAGAACAGTAAAAAGACCATTTATTTTCTAACGTATTCTGCTAAAACGATGATCCTAAATGCCCCTCAGGTAGATCCGCAGCCTCGTAGCGTACTGGTCGAGCTTAAAGCTCCCCAGACGCTTGGATTTGGCATGGCCAGCGAAAATTCGACAACTATATTGAGCGATTTAGGGATTAGGCCTGATCCTACGTTTGCTCCCGTACCTGTTAAGCCTACTACTGAACAGCGTCTGGAAATGCTTGTTCAGAATGAAGATAATCAGCACCTGATCGTTCGAACCGATTACCTGAATGCCGAGCAGCAGGCAATAGCGCTGAGTCATCCCGATGTGGTTGCCATATGGTCCGATGCCGTGGTTGAGCCGTTTGCCTGTCCCATACCGCCCTGCGATTGCTCGGCCAGTGTTGCCAAAGGATCGTTGAGCGATGTAGCCGATTTTCTGGGTGTCAGTACCTTATGGGCTAAAGGATTCCGTGGGGCCAATATGGTCGTTGGCGTTGTTGATGGAGGAATTACAGCCAAAGGCCGAACGACCGTGACAGTCGAAAACCCAGCCAACCTTATCGACAACGTAATTGGAGGATGGACTCCCGATTGGGGCACCACTGGCAAAGGTTGGAATTTTCATGGCAATATGTGTGCAACTGACGTACTTGGAATGGCACCCGACTGTCGTCTGTATGACCTGCGGATAGCCAGTCCCACTGTTCCCGGAATGTTGTCCAATGCGATCAGTGCTTACCGATGGGCCATAAATCAGCATATGGCTACGGGTACCCCCCATGTGCTGACCAATAGTTGGGGAATGTATCAGCCGGGCTGGGCTCCTGATTATGTCAATGACCCTGCCCATCCTTTTTCGCGTATTGTTGTAGAAGCCATTAATGAGGGAATCATTGTGCTGTTTGCGGCTGGAAACTGCGGCAGTACCTGT
This window of the Spirosoma aerolatum genome carries:
- a CDS encoding S8 family peptidase, encoding MILNAPQVDPQPRSVLVELKAPQTLGFGMASENSTTILSDLGIRPDPTFAPVPVKPTTEQRLEMLVQNEDNQHLIVRTDYLNAEQQAIALSHPDVVAIWSDAVVEPFACPIPPCDCSASVAKGSLSDVADFLGVSTLWAKGFRGANMVVGVVDGGITAKGRTTVTVENPANLIDNVIGGWTPDWGTTGKGWNFHGNMCATDVLGMAPDCRLYDLRIASPTVPGMLSNAISAYRWAINQHMATGTPHVLTNSWGMYQPGWAPDYVNDPAHPFSRIVVEAINEGIIVLFAAGNCGSTCPDNRCGASTGPGASIWGANGHPRVMTVGAVNKNGQFVGYSSQGPASLDPHKPDFCSVTHFKGYFTSDSGTSAATPIAAGVAALLKQAFPTLTHDGIKQALITTAHDIGPAGWDQHSGAGIISAIDAYTSLTASPVLAMADVAMVNAF